A genomic stretch from Patagioenas fasciata isolate bPatFas1 chromosome 8, bPatFas1.hap1, whole genome shotgun sequence includes:
- the LDB1 gene encoding LIM domain-binding protein 1 isoform X2 has product MSVGCACPGCSSKSFKLYSPKEPPNGNAFPPFHPGTMLDRDVGPTPMYPPTYLEPGIGRHTPYGNQTDYRIFELNKRLQNWTEECDNLWWDAFTTEFFEDDAMLTITFCLEDGPKRYTIGRTLIPRYFRSIFEGGATELYYVLKHPKESFHNNFVSLDCDQCTMVTQHGKPMFTQVCVEGRLYLEFMFDDMMRIKTWHFSIRQHRELIPRSILAMHAQDPQMLDQLSKNITRCGLSNSTLNYLRLCVILEPMQELMSRHKTYSLSPRDCLKTCLFQKWQRMVAPPAEPARQQPSKRRKRKMSGGSTMSSGGGNTNNSNSKKKSPASTFALSSQVPDVMVVGEPTLMGGEFGDEDERLITRLENTQFDAANGIDDEDSFNNSPALGANSPWNSKPPSSQESKSENPTSQASQ; this is encoded by the exons GCTGTTCCTCTAAGTCATTCAAGCTGTACTCGCCAAAGGAGCCCCCGAACGGCAACGCCTTCCCCCCCTTCCACCCAGGCACCATGCTGGATCGAGATGTGGG ACCTACTCCCATGTACCCACCGACGTACCTGGAACCTGGAATCGG GAGGCACACGCCGTACGGGAACCAGACTGACTACAGGATATTTGAGCTCAACAAGCGGCTGCAGAACTGGACAGAG GAATGTGACAATCTGTGGTGGGATGCCTTCACCACAGAGTTCTTCGAGGATGACGCCATGTTAACAATCACTTTCTGCTTGGAGGATGGACCAAAGAGATACA CGATTGGCCGGACTCTGATTCCTCGCTACTTCCGCAGTATCTTCGAAGGGGGGGCTACAGAGCTCTACTATGTGCTCAAGCACCCCAAGGAGTCCTTCCACAACAACTTCGTCTCGCTGGACTGCGACCAGTGCACCATGGTCACCCAGCACGGCAAGCCCATGTTCACCCAG gtgtgtgtggaggGGCGGCTGTACCTGGAATTCATGTTCGATGACATGATGAGGATAAAGACGTGGCATTTCAGCATCCGCCAGCATCGAGAGCTCATCCCccgcagcatccttgccatgcaT GCACAGGACCCCCAGATGCTGGACCAGTTATCCAAGAACATCACCCGCTGTGGGCTCTCAAACTCCACACTCAACTACCTCCGA CTCTGTGTAATCCTAGAACCAATGCAGGAGCTCATGTCACGGCACAAGACTTACAGCCTCAGTCCCCGGGACTGCCTCAAGACTTGCCTCTTCCAGAAGTGGCAGCGGATGGTCGCTCCGCCTG CGGAGCCGGCGCGGCAGCAGCCCAGCAAGCGCCGGAAAAGGAAGATGTCGGGGGGAAGCACCATGAGCTCTGGCGGGGGAAACaccaacaacagcaacagcaaGAAGAAGAGCCCAGCCAGCACCTTTGCCCTGTCCAGTCAGGTACCT GATGTGATGGTGGTAGGCGAGCCCACGCTGATGGGGGGGGAGTTTGGGGATGAGGACGAGCGGCTCATCACCCGGCTGGAGAACACACAGTTCGACGCCGCCAACGGCATCGACGACGAGGACAGCTTCAACAACTCGCCGGCACTGGGGGCCAACAGCCCCTGGAACAGCAAACCACCCTCCAGCCAGGAGAGCAAGTCAGAGAACCCCACGTCGCAGGCGTCGCAGTAa
- the LDB1 gene encoding LIM domain-binding protein 1 isoform X3: MLDRDVGPTPMYPPTYLEPGIGRHTPYGNQTDYRIFELNKRLQNWTEECDNLWWDAFTTEFFEDDAMLTITFCLEDGPKRYTIGRTLIPRYFRSIFEGGATELYYVLKHPKESFHNNFVSLDCDQCTMVTQHGKPMFTQVCVEGRLYLEFMFDDMMRIKTWHFSIRQHRELIPRSILAMHAQDPQMLDQLSKNITRCGLSNSTLNYLRLCVILEPMQELMSRHKTYSLSPRDCLKTCLFQKWQRMVAPPAEPARQQPSKRRKRKMSGGSTMSSGGGNTNNSNSKKKSPASTFALSSQVPDVMVVGEPTLMGGEFGDEDERLITRLENTQFDAANGIDDEDSFNNSPALGANSPWNSKPPSSQESKSENPTSQASQ; encoded by the exons ATGCTGGATCGAGATGTGGG ACCTACTCCCATGTACCCACCGACGTACCTGGAACCTGGAATCGG GAGGCACACGCCGTACGGGAACCAGACTGACTACAGGATATTTGAGCTCAACAAGCGGCTGCAGAACTGGACAGAG GAATGTGACAATCTGTGGTGGGATGCCTTCACCACAGAGTTCTTCGAGGATGACGCCATGTTAACAATCACTTTCTGCTTGGAGGATGGACCAAAGAGATACA CGATTGGCCGGACTCTGATTCCTCGCTACTTCCGCAGTATCTTCGAAGGGGGGGCTACAGAGCTCTACTATGTGCTCAAGCACCCCAAGGAGTCCTTCCACAACAACTTCGTCTCGCTGGACTGCGACCAGTGCACCATGGTCACCCAGCACGGCAAGCCCATGTTCACCCAG gtgtgtgtggaggGGCGGCTGTACCTGGAATTCATGTTCGATGACATGATGAGGATAAAGACGTGGCATTTCAGCATCCGCCAGCATCGAGAGCTCATCCCccgcagcatccttgccatgcaT GCACAGGACCCCCAGATGCTGGACCAGTTATCCAAGAACATCACCCGCTGTGGGCTCTCAAACTCCACACTCAACTACCTCCGA CTCTGTGTAATCCTAGAACCAATGCAGGAGCTCATGTCACGGCACAAGACTTACAGCCTCAGTCCCCGGGACTGCCTCAAGACTTGCCTCTTCCAGAAGTGGCAGCGGATGGTCGCTCCGCCTG CGGAGCCGGCGCGGCAGCAGCCCAGCAAGCGCCGGAAAAGGAAGATGTCGGGGGGAAGCACCATGAGCTCTGGCGGGGGAAACaccaacaacagcaacagcaaGAAGAAGAGCCCAGCCAGCACCTTTGCCCTGTCCAGTCAGGTACCT GATGTGATGGTGGTAGGCGAGCCCACGCTGATGGGGGGGGAGTTTGGGGATGAGGACGAGCGGCTCATCACCCGGCTGGAGAACACACAGTTCGACGCCGCCAACGGCATCGACGACGAGGACAGCTTCAACAACTCGCCGGCACTGGGGGCCAACAGCCCCTGGAACAGCAAACCACCCTCCAGCCAGGAGAGCAAGTCAGAGAACCCCACGTCGCAGGCGTCGCAGTAa
- the LDB1 gene encoding LIM domain-binding protein 1 isoform X1 produces the protein MLDRDVGPTPMYPPTYLEPGIGRHTPYGNQTDYRIFELNKRLQNWTEECDNLWWDAFTTEFFEDDAMLTITFCLEDGPKRYTIGRTLIPRYFRSIFEGGATELYYVLKHPKESFHNNFVSLDCDQCTMVTQHGKPMFTQVCVEGRLYLEFMFDDMMRIKTWHFSIRQHRELIPRSILAMHAQDPQMLDQLSKNITRCGLSNSTLNYLRLCVILEPMQELMSRHKTYSLSPRDCLKTCLFQKWQRMVAPPAEPARQQPSKRRKRKMSGGSTMSSGGGNTNNSNSKKKSPASTFALSSQDVMVVGEPTLMGGEFGDEDERLITRLENTQFDAANGIDDEDSFNNSPALGANSPWNSKPPSSQESKSENPTSQASQ, from the exons ATGCTGGATCGAGATGTGGG ACCTACTCCCATGTACCCACCGACGTACCTGGAACCTGGAATCGG GAGGCACACGCCGTACGGGAACCAGACTGACTACAGGATATTTGAGCTCAACAAGCGGCTGCAGAACTGGACAGAG GAATGTGACAATCTGTGGTGGGATGCCTTCACCACAGAGTTCTTCGAGGATGACGCCATGTTAACAATCACTTTCTGCTTGGAGGATGGACCAAAGAGATACA CGATTGGCCGGACTCTGATTCCTCGCTACTTCCGCAGTATCTTCGAAGGGGGGGCTACAGAGCTCTACTATGTGCTCAAGCACCCCAAGGAGTCCTTCCACAACAACTTCGTCTCGCTGGACTGCGACCAGTGCACCATGGTCACCCAGCACGGCAAGCCCATGTTCACCCAG gtgtgtgtggaggGGCGGCTGTACCTGGAATTCATGTTCGATGACATGATGAGGATAAAGACGTGGCATTTCAGCATCCGCCAGCATCGAGAGCTCATCCCccgcagcatccttgccatgcaT GCACAGGACCCCCAGATGCTGGACCAGTTATCCAAGAACATCACCCGCTGTGGGCTCTCAAACTCCACACTCAACTACCTCCGA CTCTGTGTAATCCTAGAACCAATGCAGGAGCTCATGTCACGGCACAAGACTTACAGCCTCAGTCCCCGGGACTGCCTCAAGACTTGCCTCTTCCAGAAGTGGCAGCGGATGGTCGCTCCGCCTG CGGAGCCGGCGCGGCAGCAGCCCAGCAAGCGCCGGAAAAGGAAGATGTCGGGGGGAAGCACCATGAGCTCTGGCGGGGGAAACaccaacaacagcaacagcaaGAAGAAGAGCCCAGCCAGCACCTTTGCCCTGTCCAGTCAG GATGTGATGGTGGTAGGCGAGCCCACGCTGATGGGGGGGGAGTTTGGGGATGAGGACGAGCGGCTCATCACCCGGCTGGAGAACACACAGTTCGACGCCGCCAACGGCATCGACGACGAGGACAGCTTCAACAACTCGCCGGCACTGGGGGCCAACAGCCCCTGGAACAGCAAACCACCCTCCAGCCAGGAGAGCAAGTCAGAGAACCCCACGTCGCAGGCGTCGCAGTAa
- the LOC136104489 gene encoding prominin-1-A-like, whose product MELGNISQPVYGPGPEAPGSSTPGLVGMVHGFLRLVQPNALPVELIADFGQSQSEKAIGKQQVEELLIYEMGFLVCTAIGLLFIILVPLVGCCFCCCRCCGNCGGRMYQKQDRRTGCRRQALWVSVVLVSALLLAGDVCAFISNTRFSQAVHGTFPNINNTLDNAHTYLASIPQQVNFIIDSSDVPLGHANHSLQDIGPSLGGMIISGIRSSMDEALGSLQGLLQGMGTLAAAFVSITDTRSHLEVLQSNYSQRLASLRDGLNQSLQRCGHPCGNVSLGGLAFSTNFTLIPSVEQQLEALDGVFDSNITADLEEVNSTLYMIPAKVQEQSQDIVTKTQDQLGLIKQEIRSLQEQLPLLDVEENVGTFLSNATSVLEKYREPTISVDWLRWSVCVLLCCMVLLVVLCNVIGLLLGPLGLKESVLPTQRSCVSNAGGNFFMAGVGFSFIFSWLLMLLVLITFVLGGNTYMLVCESWHNQQLFQLVDTPGLIPGFNLSELLGQEGGTTNFSEIYRQCQQDTALWQALHLDQSVSLDELLNISQYTGEISTAFEKVNITLSPILLLKENQRDLLLNASQAGQPPNFTSTLEQLDQSVTQGNLLDLATELEQLADNVGTGVEETVKDDLKGYAHQLRELDKEMQMSFSGPLQSLKENIHLVQSGAAQLKAQTEAALDKVNKTQEFLEREMANIIKNETWAFLEQLLDFFETYISWAKSRLTGDVARCKPIAQTLDNVETITCNYILDSLNAFWFSLGWCTFFLLPSIILAVRLAKFYRRMDIADVYRNETLELPPTFNFYKIPRPSTRH is encoded by the exons ATGGAGCTGGGGAACATCTCACAACCCGTGTATGGCCCTGGCCCCGAGGCGCCAGGGAGCAGCACCCCAGGCCTGGTGGGGATGGTTCATGGTTTCCTGAGGCTGGTGCAGCCCAACGCCCTGCCTGTAG AACTCATTGCAGATTTTGGGCAGTCACAGAGTGAGAAGGCCATCGGGAAGCAGCAAGTCGAGGAG CTGCTGATCTATGAAATGGGTTTCCTGGTCTGTACAGCCATTGGGCTCCTCTTCATCATCCTTGTGCCCCTGGTGggatgctgcttctgctgctgccgctgctgcgggAACTGCGGGGGCCGCATGTACCAGAAGCAGGACCGGCGGACAGGCTGCCGGCGCCAGGCGCTCTGGGTCTCTGTTGTGCTGGtctctgctctcctcct GGCTGGTGACGTCTGCGCCTTCATCAGCAACACCCGCTTCTCCCAGGCTGTGCACGGCACCTTCCCCAACATCAACAACACCCTGGACAATGCCCACACCTACCTGGCCTCCATCCCCCAG CAAGTCAATTTTATCATCGACAGCAGCGATGTCCCGCTGGGCCATGCCAACCACAGCCTCCAGG ACATTGGGCCCAGCCTGGGTGGCATGATCATCTCAGGCATCAGGAGCAGCATGGATGAGGCTCTGGGATCCCTCCAGGGCCTCTTGCAAG ggatggggacgcTGGCGGCCGCATTTGTCAGCATCACCGACACTCGCTCGCATCTCGAGGTTCTGCAGAGCAACTACAGCCAGCGGCTGGCCAGCCTGCGGGATGGCCTCAACCAGAGCCTGCAGCGCTGTGGCCACCCCTGCGGCAACGTGTCTCTGGGCGGCCTTGCCTTCAGCACCAACTTCACCTTG ATCCCCAGtgtggagcagcagctggaggcGCTGGATGGTGTGTTTGACTCCAACATAACAGCTGATTTAGAGGAG GTTAACAGTACGCTGTACATGATCCCTGCCAAGGTGCAAGAGCAGTCCCAGGACATTGTGACAA AGACCCAGGACCAGCTGGGCCTCATCAAGCAGGAGATCAGGAGCTTGCAGGAGCAGTTGCCGctcctggatgtggaggagaATGTTGGGACCTTTTTGAGCAATGCCACGTCGGTGCTGGAGAAGTACAGGGAACCGACCATCAGTGTGGATTGGCTCAG GTGGAGCGTGTGTGTCCTCCTGTGCTGCATGGTACTGCTGGTGGTTCTCTGCAATGTCATCGGGCTGCTGCTGGGACCCCTGGGGCTGAAGGAAAGTGTGCTGCCCACACAGCGCAGCTGTGTCTCCAATGCTGGCGGGAACTTCTTCATGGC AGGGGTTGGCTTCAGCTTCATTTTCTCCTGGCTGCTGATGCTGCTGGTGCTGATCACCTTTGTGCTGGGGGGGAACACCTACATGCTCGTCTGCGAGTCCTGGCACAACCAGCAGCTCTTCCAG CTTGTGGACACCCCTGGCTTGATCCCTGGCTTCAACCTGTCAGAGCTGTTGGGCCAGGAGGGTGGCACAACAAACTTCTCAGAGATTTACAG gcagtgccagcaagACACTGCCCTGTGGCAAGCGCTGCACCTGGACCAGAGCGTGTCCCTGGATGAGCTCTTGAACATCAGCCAG TACACAGGAGAGATCTCCACAGCCTTTGAGAAGGTGAACATCACCCTGAGCCCCATCTTGCTGCTCAAAGAGAACCAGAGAGACTTGCTGCTGAAtgccagccaggcagggcagccaCCCAATTTCACCTCCACCCTGGAGCAG CTGGATCAGAGTGTGACACAGGGAAACCTCTTGGATCTGGCcacagagctggagcagctggcagACAATGTG GGCACAGGTGTGGAAGAGACTGTGAAAGACGATCTGAAGGGTTATGCTcaccagctgagggagctggacaaGGAAATGCAGATGAGCTTCTCTGGGCCACTG caaagccTGAAGGAGAACATCCACTTGGTGCAGAGTGGGGCTGCCCAGCTCAAG GCACAGACGGAGGCTGCACTGGATAAAGTCAAcaaaacccaggagttcctggagAGGGAGATGGCAAACATCATCAAGAAC GAGACGTGGGCTTTCCTGGAGCAGCTGTTGGACTTCTTTGAGACCTACATCTCCTGGGCCAAGAGCAGG ctgaCAGGAGATGTGGCACGTTGCAAGCCCATAGCTCAGACCCTGGATAATGTGGAGACCATCACCTGCAACTACATCCTGGACTCTCTG AATGCCTTCTGGTTCAGCCTGGGATGGTGCACCTTCTTCCTGCTGCCCAGCATCATCCTGGCCGTGAGACTTGCTAAGTTTTACCGCCGCATGGACATTGCTGATGTCTACAG GAATGAAACCTTGGAGCT GCCACCCACCTTCAACTTTTACAAAATCCCCCGGCCATCCACGAGGCATTAG